Sequence from the Clostridium butyricum genome:
GATATTCTTTTAATTTTGCTTTTGCTTCTGTTTGAGTTTTTCCGTATATAGCTTTTCTTTTTTGCTTTCCTGTAAGTGGATCATATCCAATAGTTATTGTTATACACCAATATTTTTTACCATTTCTAGTGACCCATCTTGAAGAGCCTTCGCCGCCGCTTCTTTTTGCCATGATATCACCTCATTATAATAGATTTTTATTTATTATTTTTTGAATTGATTCATGTTTATTTCTAATTCAATTTGAGCCTTAATTTTTTTAAAGAAATATGGAGTTGGAACAGAAGCATCATATCCAAATGAAATCAACAATTTTTTAAATAGATTATATGATTCTTTTTCATAGTCCATTACACTAATATCGGTATCAATATCAAAATCACTTTCTAAAATTTTACGTTGCTTATTATTATTAATAATATTCATATCTTCATCAGATAATGGCTCTCCATTATCACACTTATTTTTAATATCTAATATTTTTTTATCATAGGGCTTTTCATGATGTAAAGAATTTATAAAACTAATTAATAACATATCACTAATTGTAAAATGTGCAGTAGGTTTAGTTGAAGATTCTTTAGTATTATCTGATTTTATTTGACTTTGAAGTTCCTTTTTTTGTGCCTTTTCTTCTAATATGTGAAAAAGGTCAAATTTATTTTCTTTAGTTTTTGGGGATGTTACCAACGTATCCAAAGGAATTTCTAATACATTAGAAATTTTAGTTAATATCTCTAAAGAAGGATTACTTTTTTTCCCGTTTTCTAACATTGTTATATAGGCTGGTGAAACATCTATTTTTCTAGCTAGTTCGCTTTTTGATATATTTCTATTTTTTCTTAATTTATTAATTGTATTACCTATTGTATCCATAATGCACCTCCATAATATTAATAATAACATTATTTAACTAAAAGTTAAATAAATTTATATATAATGTTGACTTTTAACTGGAAGATAAATATAATAAAGTTATAAATTAACCAATAGATAAATATTTATAAAAATATATTAACTGTAAGTTAAAAGGAGCGATAAAATGAAAGTGAAAATACATAGAATACTCAAAGGGTTAAGCCAAAAGAAACTTGCTGAATTAGTAGGAACATCAAATGTAACTATAGTAAAAATAGAAAAAGGAAATTTTGATAATGTAAAGTTTGGAACATTAAAAAAAATAGCAGAGGTATTAGAAACAACAATTCAGGAACTTTTTATTGATGAAGAAGAAAATAAATAAAAAATATCCTATTGTATTAAGAATCAAAACATCATACCTAAAAAACAGTAAAGAAAAGACAAGCATTAAAACAAAAAAAGTTATTAAAATGTATTGGAATTTATAGCCTATGAGAGGGCGGCAACCTTAATAAATAAAAGGGAGATGTATTAAGAATGTTAGAGATAGAAAAGCAACCTATAACAATACAAGAGTATAGGGAAAAGTTAAAAAAGAAGACTTGTAATATTAAAGAATTAGCGGAGATATTAGGAGTTTCGGAAGCAAAAGCAAGAAGAGTTACACATATTGAAGGAGCTCCAATTATTAGGTTTGGAAGAGATATAAGAATTATATTGTCGAAACTAGATGAATTTATAGAAGAGCATATAGGTGAATGTATATGAGTATGAACAATTTTAAAAATAAGAATAGGGGAGTGTAAATAGAGTTGAGCTTAATTCATGAAAGAGAATTACTACAAAACATAAAAAATAATAGTACAAGCTGTTTTTATTATTATGCTAATGATGTGTACGTTCAAAGCGAAATTGAAGAGGTTAAAAATGAAAAAAACTTTATGAGAGTAAATTTTAATAATGGATTTATAGATATAGACAAAGGAAGAGACATAATAGAGAAAGTGAAAAGACCAGATGTTAATTTAAAAAATTATGATTGGTGCTATTCAATAATGAATAGTAATAAAAGGATAAAAGGTTGGATATTAAAGGAGGCAGAATAACAATGAATTTAAAAATTATAGATAAATATATAGAACTATGCAAGGAGCTGAAAAAACAACCTACATTTAGAGGGTTAGAGCAGTTTAGGAAGGTTTTTCTTTAATAATAATATTCAATAAAGAAGTGTAAAAAATAGATATATTTAAATGATTAGAGCATTTTATAAATCCAGTTAAGTGGGTAATTTTATATGAAATTTAAATTAAAAATGACCATATTGTTTATTGGAGTAAACAGTATGGTCAAGTCATATATTTCACAAAAAAATGCAAATATAGTATAGCAAATATATGGCTAAAAGTCAATGAAATAGAGCTTTTAAGACTTGATAAATATATTAACTTTAGAACTAAATAATAATATTTAAAATTAGCAGAAGAGAAAAAAGAGAGGTTATATATATGCCATATATAAAAAAGACTATAGTAGCGGGAAAAACAATAGAAGTTGAAAAATATTATACAACTAAATATAAAACAAAGGGAATGGTAAGAGGGAATAGAATCTCAATTACAAGTGAGGAACAGGAAAAAATAAATATAAGAAATGCAGAGAAAAAACTAAGATGGAGAATAAATGCAAACTATAAACCAGGAGACTATCATTTAATTTTAGATTATACATTAAATAATAGACCAAACGCCAGAGAAGAAATGAGAAAAGATATAGATGAATTTTTAAAGCAGCTTAGAAAAGAATATAAAAAATTAGGAATAGAGCTTAAATATATTCATGTAATGGAGATAGGACAAAAGGGAGCAAAACATCATCATTTAGTAATAAATGAAATTCCATTAAAAATATTACGTAAGTGTTGGACTAAAGGAAGAATAAAAGTATTTCTACTAGATGAGAGTGGAAATTATGGAGATCTTGCATCATATTTGATAAAGCAAACAAGCAAAAGTAAAGAACTACAAAGCAAAAAGTGGAATTCTAGTAGAAATTTAATAATACCAGAACCTACAACAGAAATAGTAAGAGCAAACAGATATTACGATCAACCAAAACCTAAAAAAGGATATTATATTGATAAAAATTCTATAGTGAATGGGATAAGTCAATATAATGGATATCCATATATGAAATATTTAATGTTAGAGGTGAATTCAAAAATTAATTTATGAAAAAGCCAAGTGCTTGCAGATTTGAAGGGAGAATAGAAATGATTATAAATTTAGAAGATGTTAAACGAGAAAAAGAGTTTAAAAAAAGATATATTTTAAGAAAACCTCTTATAAAAATTATGGTTGAGTATAGAGAAAAATATGGAGTGAATATGCTTGAAAAGGACTTTAATGGAATAATTCAAGCAATGAAACAAGAAAAAAACTGTAATTAATATAAGGTTATTTTGAGGAGGCTTAACCATGAATGATTTACGTATTTTTAGCAGTGATGAGTTTGGAGAGGTTAGAGCTGTAACGATTAATGGTGAATCCTATTTTGTAGCGAAAGACATAGCAGAAAAACTTGGATATAGTGAAACAAATGCGTTAACAAAAAGGTTAGATGAGGATGAATTCATATCCGATAAATTGGAGGGTATGAACATGAAATCTATTCTTATTAATGAAAGTGGTTTATATAATGCAGTTCTAGGAAGTAAGTTACCTAATGCTAAGAAATTTAAAAAGTGGATTACTAGGGATGTATTACCCAGTATTAGAAAAAATGGTATGTATGCTACAGATGAATTATTGGACAATCCAGATTTACTAATTGCAGCAGCTACAAAATTAAAAGAAGAAAGAAAAGCACGTTTTGAGGCTGAAAGAAAAATAAAATTACTAGAACCAAAAGCACAATTTTATGATTGTGTTGCAGGTTCAAAAGATAGCATAGAAATGGGACATGTTGCAAAAGTTCTTGGAATTAAAGGTATGGGAAGAAATAAAATTTTTTCATTGTTAAGAAATGAAAAAGTTTTAGATAGAAATAATATTCCTTATCAGCAGTATGTAGATTTGGGTTATTTCAGGGTATTAGAACAAAAATACACGGTATCTAGTGGAGAAACTAAGATAAATATAAAAACAATGGTATTTCAAAAGGGAATTGATTTTATAAGGAAAAAGATAGAGAATTCATAAATTAAAACAAATATTAAAGTGATTGGGTTTTAGAAGTAGTGTCCAAATTGGACACCAATTAAAAAAGGTGGGAATTATTATGATTAAAATACAAATTAAATATAAAAGTGAAGAGGAAAAAATAAAGATATTAAAGATTATATCGGAGGGAACAAATATAAAAAAAATAAGTGAACCATATAAAAAAGGACAATATTATAGAGTATACATAGATATTAACTAGAAATTTGTAGTAAAATTATATAAAGTTTCAGATAGGAATATACTAGATAATACTATAGATATAATGATTAGAAAATATTAATTAATATATGGATATAGTATAATATTCATGTTATAGTAAATATAAAGATAAAAATAAAAATTAAGTACCACATCAGAAGTGATGTAAGGCAATAGAAATTATAGCCACGGGAATATACAACTAAGTTAATGGTATTGACTTAGTTATATATTCCCGTGGTTTTTGTTTTATTAAAACAGTAGTAAAGGAGAATTGCTTTGAATCAAAGAGCTAAAGACCAAAGAAATGCTTACATGAAAGAATGGAGGAAAAGGAATAGGGATAAAGTTAAGGCAGCTCAAGAGAGATATTGGGAAAAGAAGTTTAAGGAAAAGGAGAAGGAGAGTAATGTGTAATGTCTGGAAAATTTATTTTTGTTGGAATAAGGGATTTTAAGTATAAGGAAAAAGCTAGAATCAAGAATAAGGAATTACATAAAAAAGAGAGGAGACAAAAAGATGATAAAAGCAGAGAGAAATATGAGAGCAGAATCAGAGATGGAGCAAATTGTTAAGGAGCAGAGAAAACTTATGGCAATTAATTCGTTGGAGAAAAGGACGAAAAACACTAAATTATTTGAAAAAAGTAAAAATGATATCAAGAGAAATATAGAAAAAATCAGAAAGGGGAAATAATCATGGCTATGGATGATAAAGGAAAAAATCAGAGAAATAAACCATCAGAAGAGGAATTAGATAATAAAATTAGGATTGAAATAAAAAAAAGAGAAATAAGCAGAAAATTAAAAGGAGAATCAAGATAATGAATAGGATGCAAAGAAGAAGTCAATTAAAGGAATTATTAAGAAATGAACAAATAGCAAAGTTTTATGATGAAATGCAGATATCATTAAGAGAAGGTCATATAATTGGTAATGTATTAAATATGCCTGAGGTTGTAAGAGATAGAATTAAGGATTTAATGGGACTGTATTCAGGATTTTATGATGAAGTGCAAGTTGTACCTATAGGAGTAGATGGAAGAGTATGTGTAAGTGTTGGTGAAGCAATTGCAAAGTGGAATGATGTAAAAGCATCACTTGAAGAATTAAATTCAAGTATTGATTTATTGGAAATGGAAGATATAAAAGTTGGTGGATATCTTCCAGTAAGTAATGGAGTATTAGAAGATAGTGTAATAGAAACAGCAATGTATATAGAAGAGTTGCTGGCTAAGGCTATGGGATATGCAATAGATAATGGAATATTAAATGGTGTTGGAGATACTACTGGAGATGGACCATTAATATATGAACCTGTAGGAATATTGAAAAACTTACCAGAAGACAATGTAGTTACTATAGAGTTTACTGCACCTAAGATATTGTCAAGCATAGGTCTTATAGATAAAGGGAAAAAGGAAGACATAGGTGAAGTGGTAGCAGTAATGAAACGTCAAACATACTACCAAGATATATTACCTATAACAACTAATGTATTACCTTATCCAAACATCAATGGTATTAGAGTTAAATATTCAGCAGCAGTTGAAGACAATGAAATAATACTAGGAGATCTAAAGGAATATATATTGTCAGAGAGAAGTGGCATAAGAATAAATATGTCAGAACATCAAAGGTTCTTAGAAGACCAAACAATATTTAGAGTAGTTGGAAGGTATGATGGTAAACCACATAATAACAAATCATTTGTAAGATTAATAAAGCAAGTGTAAGAGGTGTAAGGTTATGGAACATGATTATGCAAGCGAACCTGTAAAGGTAGGCAGTGGTACAGTAATGCTAGAGTTAAAAGAAAAATTATTTAATAAATATCCAATGACAGAAGAAGAGAAGCAAGCTCAATATTTTTTTAATGTTGATGGATATATAGGTAAGCGGTTAGTAATGTTAGCTGAAGAATACTTTGAAAACAAAAAATAAAGTATCCCCCCCACCTTAAAATAAATTTTAATAGATATTAGGAGACCGAGGAGTGGAACTCTTTCCAATAGAGCGAAAAAAATAAAAAAGGGGGGGATTCATGGGATAAATAAATTGACAGTAAAAAATATATTAAGCAATTGAGGTGAAAGTATGGCAGATAGAATAAAAGGTATAACAATAGAACTTGATGGAGAAACCACAGGTCTAAAAAATGCTTTAAGTGATGTTACAAAACAAAGTATAGATATACAAAAAGAATTAAAAGATGTTGATAGACTTTTAAAATTTGATCCTGGTAATACTGAAGCTTTAGCACAAAAACAAAAACTTTTATCAGAGCAGATAGAAGTAACTTCTGAAAAATTGCAAGGATTAAAAAATGCACAAAGTCAAGTAGAACAACAATTTAAAAATGGAGATATTGGAGAAGATCAATATAGAGCTTTTAGGAGAGAAATAGAATATACAGAAGGATCTATTGATAAACTTAAGCAGTCATTAGCTAAGATAGATGATGGAAATCAAGTTGATACATTAAAAAAAGATATGAAAGAGCTTGGGGAATCTACAGAGGAAACAGAAGATAAAGTTGGAGAACTAAGAAGTGGATTAAGTCAATTAGTAATCGGAGCTGCAACTGGTGTTGGTATATCTGAGGTAATAGAAGATGCTTTTGACACATCTAGTTTAAATACTAAATTATCGATATCTATGGAGTTAGATGAAGGATCTCAAAAGTCTATAAAAGAAGCTATTAATAATATAACTAGTTATGGAGTAGATGCAGAAGCAGCACTTGAAGGAGTTCGTAGGCAATGGGCATTAAATAAAGATGCAAGTGATGAAAGTAATTCAACAGTAGTTCAAGGTGCTGCTGCAATAGTGGCATCTTATGGAGATGTAGATTTTACAGAATTAATACAAGAAACAAACGAACTTTCAAAAAGTTTGGGAATAAGTAATGAAGACGCATTGGCTATGACATATAGTCTTTTAAAAATAGGATTTCCGCCAGACCAGTTAGACATAATAACAGAGTATGGAAGCCAATTAGCTAGAGCTGGATATAGTGCAGAAGAAGTTCAAGGTATAATGGCAGCAGGGGTAGAAACTGGTACATGGAATATTGATGTTTTACTTGATGGACTTAAAGAAGGAAGAATAGTTTTATCTGAATTTGGTCAAGGAGTTGATAAAGCAACAGAAGAAATGTTTTCAAAGATAGGCATATCAGGAGAACAATTACAGGCTTGGGGACAGGCAGTTGCTACAGGTGGTGAAGAAGGTAAACAGGCTATGAATGATATTGCCGAAGCTATTGCTAATGTTGATGATAAAACGTTACAAAATCAGTTGGGAACTACTGTTTGGGGTACTTTGTGGGAAGAAAATGGCAGTAAAATAACAGATACAATTCTTGGAATGAATGATAATTTATCATCTGCTAAAGAAAATCAAAATAACCTAAATGATGCCATTGAAAATTTAGACTCTGACCCAATGGTGCAATTTCAACAAGCTTTGGCTGATTTAAAATTAGCATTATCACCACTCCTTGAAGTTATTTCAAATGTAATAGGAAAATTTGCTGAATGGGTATCGAATAATCCAGTATTAGCAGCCACTATAACTGCAATAATATCATCGTTAGGAATATTAATGGGGATACTCACAGGAATAGCTCCATTGGTAATGACATTAGCATCATTGGCGGGAACAATGACAGTAAGTATTGGAGCAATAGCATTACCAGTTTTAGGGGTAGTAGCTGCAATAACTGCACTTGTAGCTGCTGGTGTATTACTATATACAAATTGGGATACTATAAAAGTTAAAGCAGCCGAAATATGGGAAGGAATAAAAGCAACAATAAGCAATGCTTTAAATGGAATAGTTACGTTTTTTACAGTTACAATTCCACAAGCATTTCAAGGTTTTATTGATTTTTTAACTAATAACTGGGCGCAATTATTACTTTTAATAGTTAATCCATTCGTTGGAGCATTCGCTTTGCTATATAGCAATTGTGATGGATTTAAAACTTTTATAGATGGATTTATACAAAGTGTAATTACTTTTTTCCAAACAGGATGGAATAACATAGTAACATTTTTTACTGAAAGTGTACCAGTTTGGTTAGAATCAATGTATGCATGGTTTGCAGAATTACCTAATAAAATTGCCTATGGGTTAGGTGAAGCTTTAGGATCTATTATAAAATGGGGAACAGATACAATAAATTATTTAACAACTAATGTTCCAGTATGGATTGAAAATATATCAACATGGTTTTCAGAGTTGCCAGGAAAGATTTGGACTTGGCTTGTAAATGTTGTTACTAATTTAGGGACATGGGGAAGTAACGTGGCAAGTTGGATAAGTACTAATGTAAGTGCTTGGATAACTAATATAGTAACTTATTTCACACAACTCCCAGGACAAATATGGACATGGTTAACTAATTGTGTAACAAACATGACAACTTGGGGTGGGAATATGTTGACAGAAGCTAAAACTGGAATGACAGATGTTTTTAATGGCATAGTTGATACTTTCACAGATCTACCTAGCAAAATGATGGATATAGGAAAAAATATAGTTGCTGGAATTAAACAAGGAATAAGTGATGCATGGAATGGAATGAAAGGATGGATAGGCGGACTTTGCGATAGCTTTATTGATGGCGTAAAAGAAAAAATGGATATACATTCACCAAGTAGGGTTATGAGGGCATTAGGAGTTTATACTGGTGAAGGATTTGGATTAGGTATTGGAGATACAGTAAACAGTATATCTAAGCAAGCAAATGCAATAGCAGATGCAGCAATACCAAATGTAAATGCTGGTAATTACGATATGGGATTTATAACAAATAGAGGAATAGGATCTTCAAGTAATTTAGATGGAGTGTTATCTATAATGGATTCGATGAGAAATGAAATAGCATCATTAAGAGAAGCTTTAAATATTACAGTTGCTTTAGATGGGAGAAAGGTTGGCAGGTTAGTTGCACCAACAGTAAGTCAAGAGATGGCTTTTGCAAGTAAAAGAAAATGGTGAGAAAGCCGATAAAGAGAAATATTTAGTATAATGTTTCTCTTTGAAATTTAATATATAGAGGTGAACATATGAGTAATGAAGAATTAGTTTTATTATATCAAAAAGGAGATAAACAAGCGTTAGAAATTTTAATTGAAAATAATAAAGGTAGAGTATTTAAAATAGCTAATAAGTTTTTTGTTGGTAAAACTAATTCTATTGATTTTGATGATTTAATCCAGGAAGGATATATAGGTTTAATTATAGCATCAGAAAAATACAATCCTAACATGGATTATCATGCATCATTTATAACATATGCGACTTATTGGATATATCAAAGGATACATGGATTTATAATACAAAAAAACACAAATGATGAAACAAGTCTGA
This genomic interval carries:
- a CDS encoding helix-turn-helix domain-containing protein: MDTIGNTINKLRKNRNISKSELARKIDVSPAYITMLENGKKSNPSLEILTKISNVLEIPLDTLVTSPKTKENKFDLFHILEEKAQKKELQSQIKSDNTKESSTKPTAHFTISDMLLISFINSLHHEKPYDKKILDIKNKCDNGEPLSDEDMNIINNNKQRKILESDFDIDTDISVMDYEKESYNLFKKLLISFGYDASVPTPYFFKKIKAQIELEINMNQFKK
- a CDS encoding helix-turn-helix domain-containing protein, whose amino-acid sequence is MKVKIHRILKGLSQKKLAELVGTSNVTIVKIEKGNFDNVKFGTLKKIAEVLETTIQELFIDEEENK
- a CDS encoding helix-turn-helix domain-containing protein produces the protein MLEIEKQPITIQEYREKLKKKTCNIKELAEILGVSEAKARRVTHIEGAPIIRFGRDIRIILSKLDEFIEEHIGECI
- a CDS encoding rolling circle replication-associated protein, translated to MPYIKKTIVAGKTIEVEKYYTTKYKTKGMVRGNRISITSEEQEKINIRNAEKKLRWRINANYKPGDYHLILDYTLNNRPNAREEMRKDIDEFLKQLRKEYKKLGIELKYIHVMEIGQKGAKHHHLVINEIPLKILRKCWTKGRIKVFLLDESGNYGDLASYLIKQTSKSKELQSKKWNSSRNLIIPEPTTEIVRANRYYDQPKPKKGYYIDKNSIVNGISQYNGYPYMKYLMLEVNSKINL
- a CDS encoding phage antirepressor, coding for MNDLRIFSSDEFGEVRAVTINGESYFVAKDIAEKLGYSETNALTKRLDEDEFISDKLEGMNMKSILINESGLYNAVLGSKLPNAKKFKKWITRDVLPSIRKNGMYATDELLDNPDLLIAAATKLKEERKARFEAERKIKLLEPKAQFYDCVAGSKDSIEMGHVAKVLGIKGMGRNKIFSLLRNEKVLDRNNIPYQQYVDLGYFRVLEQKYTVSSGETKINIKTMVFQKGIDFIRKKIENS
- a CDS encoding phage major capsid protein, encoding MNRMQRRSQLKELLRNEQIAKFYDEMQISLREGHIIGNVLNMPEVVRDRIKDLMGLYSGFYDEVQVVPIGVDGRVCVSVGEAIAKWNDVKASLEELNSSIDLLEMEDIKVGGYLPVSNGVLEDSVIETAMYIEELLAKAMGYAIDNGILNGVGDTTGDGPLIYEPVGILKNLPEDNVVTIEFTAPKILSSIGLIDKGKKEDIGEVVAVMKRQTYYQDILPITTNVLPYPNINGIRVKYSAAVEDNEIILGDLKEYILSERSGIRINMSEHQRFLEDQTIFRVVGRYDGKPHNNKSFVRLIKQV